A single window of Methylacidimicrobium sp. AP8 DNA harbors:
- the deoC gene encoding deoxyribose-phosphate aldolase, whose amino-acid sequence MKEPTEAPQLDETGKRLASLIDHTLLRPEARAEDIVRLCREASLYGFHAVCVHSMWLAEARRRLERTRVRLCTVIDFPHGASCLRLKARAAEIAVQEGADELDMVIPLGAVKGGHWDVVEAHVAAVVEAAAPHPVKAILEVGALTETEIRSACLRAARGGAAFLKTSTGFGFGGATPEAVALIRSTVGPEMPIKASGGIRDRAAALRLVAAGATRLGTSASIAIVRPEAG is encoded by the coding sequence ATGAAGGAGCCGACCGAGGCTCCCCAGCTCGATGAGACGGGGAAAAGGCTCGCCTCTCTGATCGACCACACGCTGCTGCGGCCCGAAGCGCGCGCGGAAGATATCGTCCGGCTCTGCCGGGAGGCCTCCCTCTACGGATTCCATGCGGTCTGCGTCCATTCGATGTGGCTCGCGGAGGCGCGTCGCCGACTCGAGAGAACCCGAGTGCGGCTTTGCACCGTGATCGATTTCCCCCACGGCGCGTCGTGCCTGCGGCTGAAGGCGCGCGCGGCCGAAATCGCCGTGCAGGAGGGAGCCGATGAGCTCGACATGGTGATCCCGCTCGGAGCGGTCAAAGGGGGGCATTGGGACGTTGTCGAAGCCCACGTCGCGGCCGTGGTGGAAGCGGCCGCCCCTCATCCGGTCAAGGCGATCCTGGAAGTCGGCGCGCTCACGGAGACCGAAATCCGCTCCGCCTGCCTTCGCGCCGCGCGCGGAGGCGCGGCTTTCCTGAAGACCTCTACCGGGTTCGGCTTCGGCGGAGCCACTCCCGAAGCCGTCGCGCTGATCCGGTCGACGGTCGGTCCGGAGATGCCGATCAAGGCTTCGGGCGGGATTCGGGACCGGGCCGCGGCGTTGCGGCTCGTCGCCGCCGGAGCGACGCGGCTGGGCACCTCCGCCAGCATCGCGATCGTGCGGCCGGAGGCCGGGTGA
- a CDS encoding RNA polymerase sigma factor, whose product MEKPTPNNPIREPTDRELVLSLQNGDLGAFDQLVKRYQARLYRVIYGVLLHHEDTNDVLMETLVKAYRNIGRFRIGASFYTWIYRIAINAAISYRRKTARFRQAGGAGSQADDEEKMPEAFVDEPAGKEALRKMELQELHQEIERALSQLSEAHRAVVTLFDIEGLSHAEIAKIVGCSEGTVRSRLFYAHKRLRESLRNYV is encoded by the coding sequence ATGGAAAAACCCACGCCGAACAACCCGATACGGGAGCCGACGGACCGCGAACTAGTCCTGTCCCTGCAGAATGGGGATCTTGGCGCGTTCGATCAGCTTGTCAAGAGGTATCAAGCCCGGCTCTATCGGGTGATCTATGGGGTCCTGCTGCATCATGAGGACACGAATGACGTTCTCATGGAAACACTTGTGAAGGCATATCGCAATATCGGCCGGTTTCGGATCGGAGCATCCTTCTATACCTGGATTTATCGGATCGCGATCAACGCCGCGATCAGCTACCGGAGAAAGACCGCCCGCTTCCGGCAGGCCGGCGGGGCCGGGAGCCAGGCGGATGACGAAGAGAAGATGCCGGAGGCCTTCGTGGACGAGCCGGCGGGAAAGGAGGCGCTGCGCAAGATGGAGCTTCAGGAGCTGCACCAGGAGATCGAGCGGGCGCTCTCTCAGTTGAGCGAGGCCCATCGCGCGGTGGTCACCCTCTTTGATATCGAAGGGTTGAGCCATGCGGAAATCGCCAAGATCGTGGGGTGCAGCGAAGGAACCGTTCGCTCTCGGCTCTTTTACGCCCATAAACGTTTGCGAGAATCGCTGCGTAATTATGTTTGA
- the rpsU gene encoding 30S ribosomal protein S21, producing the protein MTEVRVKKGESIDKALRRLKRKLDREGTLREARARRAFEKPSDRRRRKAKEARLKMSTFHLGGR; encoded by the coding sequence ATGACCGAAGTCCGAGTGAAGAAAGGGGAGTCGATCGACAAGGCTCTCCGACGGCTCAAACGCAAGCTCGACCGCGAAGGAACCCTACGCGAAGCGCGCGCGCGGCGTGCCTTCGAAAAACCTTCCGATCGCCGCCGAAGGAAGGCGAAGGAAGCCCGGCTGAAGATGTCTACCTTTCACCTTGGCGGCCGCTGA
- a CDS encoding host attachment protein gives MQIDTLITADLGHLKAYRVSTDELSGKTHIQLLEDRVLPDAHKKLTDMETDVPGRYSVRTGKVVLGRPAGELNNLELEIRKRLLCQLAREIEALLEREGGQVKRWGLAVGAELLPRLLERLSPAVRGKLVKTIPGDLTKLDKDQVLARFIG, from the coding sequence ATGCAGATAGACACCTTGATCACGGCGGACTTGGGACACCTGAAGGCTTACCGGGTGTCGACGGACGAACTCTCCGGAAAGACTCATATCCAGCTCCTGGAAGACCGGGTCCTTCCGGACGCGCACAAGAAATTGACGGACATGGAAACCGATGTGCCCGGGCGCTATTCGGTCCGAACCGGAAAAGTCGTCCTCGGGCGCCCTGCCGGAGAGCTGAACAACCTGGAGTTGGAAATCCGCAAGCGGCTCCTCTGCCAGCTCGCCCGGGAGATCGAAGCGCTCCTGGAGCGGGAGGGCGGCCAGGTCAAGCGCTGGGGCTTGGCCGTCGGCGCCGAGCTGCTCCCCAGGCTCCTGGAGAGGCTCTCCCCCGCGGTCCGGGGGAAGCTGGTGAAGACGATTCCCGGCGACTTGACGAAGCTCGACAAGGACCAGGTGCTCGCCCGGTTCATCGGGTAG
- a CDS encoding S1C family serine protease, which produces MTFNHSLCAAVLLSLSGAGSCLAGQESVSSLASDVGRIFRTARHAVVRVRVRHESTDAVCSGFFIDANGTVATVSELVSPGQEIRVESERGVLPAVLLGQDSRTGLALLRTPSNGPTPFLRVAGDTEPEAGSFVVGVGYPFNLSASPIVGLVLGSDRQFQDRLFCVSHIRVDMTISPGELGAPLLDLQGRVIGVATMVVNEGRWAYALPVRAVKRVVADLRRYGRVRYAWAGIGVSRVGGDRGESFVAITRLFPNSAARASGLQEGDRLEQINGKPVHHLSDVVDASFYAPVGRPMVIAVSRNGKIERFSLLVGDRPADNPGGAPGSSPATAEASPTAPPSAGSAEKTGGGAN; this is translated from the coding sequence TTGACTTTTAACCACTCCCTCTGCGCAGCCGTTCTCCTTTCCTTGTCGGGTGCAGGTTCCTGCCTGGCAGGACAGGAGTCGGTATCGTCGCTGGCATCGGACGTCGGTCGAATTTTCCGCACCGCCAGGCATGCGGTCGTACGCGTGCGGGTCCGGCACGAATCGACGGATGCGGTCTGCAGCGGGTTCTTCATCGATGCGAACGGCACGGTCGCGACGGTTTCCGAACTGGTATCCCCGGGACAGGAGATCCGCGTGGAGTCGGAAAGAGGGGTTCTACCCGCGGTTCTCCTCGGGCAGGACAGCCGGACCGGTTTGGCCCTTTTGCGGACGCCGTCGAACGGGCCGACCCCATTTCTCCGGGTTGCCGGGGACACGGAGCCCGAGGCGGGATCCTTCGTCGTAGGAGTGGGCTATCCCTTTAACCTCTCCGCTTCGCCGATCGTCGGACTGGTTTTGGGCTCGGACCGGCAGTTCCAGGACCGCCTCTTTTGTGTCTCCCATATCCGCGTCGATATGACCATCAGCCCGGGGGAGCTAGGAGCCCCCCTGCTCGATCTTCAGGGCCGCGTGATCGGAGTGGCCACGATGGTCGTCAACGAGGGAAGGTGGGCCTACGCGCTGCCGGTACGGGCTGTGAAGCGCGTGGTCGCCGACTTGCGCCGGTACGGGCGTGTGCGGTATGCATGGGCCGGAATCGGGGTATCTCGGGTCGGAGGGGACCGGGGGGAGAGCTTTGTCGCCATCACCCGGCTTTTCCCCAACTCGGCGGCGAGAGCCAGCGGGCTGCAGGAAGGAGACCGGCTGGAGCAGATCAACGGCAAGCCGGTCCATCATCTGTCGGACGTGGTGGACGCCTCTTTTTACGCTCCGGTAGGCCGTCCGATGGTCATCGCCGTCTCGCGAAACGGGAAAATCGAGCGCTTTTCTCTGCTGGTGGGTGACCGGCCGGCGGACAATCCGGGAGGAGCGCCGGGCTCGTCCCCGGCGACGGCCGAAGCCTCGCCGACTGCACCTCCATCGGCGGGATCGGCGGAGAAAACGGGAGGCGGTGCCAATTAG